In the genome of Pseudomonas sp. B33.4, the window AACCGCCAGGTCACGCCACCGCCAACAATGTGCAGCGCGCTATTGGGATAACTTCCCGACAGCGTCTGCCCATTGCGCTTTGTCTGCTGCACGTCCATGTCACCCAGCCAGACCAGCGTGTAATTGAGGTTGAGGTCGGTGTCTTCGGCCAGTTTGTAGCTCAGCCCGGTCGCCAGTCGCCACGTCTCGTTCATCGGGTTGTCGACGGTGCGGTCCTTGTCTTTGACGGCGGAGCTGTCGTAGCCCACGCCCATGTTCCAGCGCAGTTTCGGGCTGAGCTGATTTTGTGCCCCGATCGACAGGTGCCAGGTGTCTTGATACTTGCGGTCGACCGAGCGGGACACGTCGCCGGCGGCGCTGTCCACCGACACGCCGATGTCGGCAAAGTCGCTCCAGTCCTGCCAGTTCACCGAACTCAGCAGCGTCCAATGTTCGTTCAGCTGATGGGCAATGCTCAAGGTCGCGGTCTGCGGGATGTTCATGTCGATTTCCAGCTCGTCGACATCCAGCCGCGACAGCGCCAGATTGAGCAGTGGATTGCGAATACCGTGGACTGATGGCGAATCCTTGAACTCCAGTTTGACCTTGCTGGTGTAGGCCAGACCGACGGTGGTGCGCTCATTCACCTGATAGCGCAGGCCGAGATTGATCCCGGTGCCGATGTCGGTGTCCTTGTACTGCAACTTTCCATCTTCCTGAAACGGCGTGCCCGGCAGGAAGGCGTTATTGTCGATGGCCATTTTTGTGTAGTAGTAGCCATAGACCAGACGCGGGCCAATGCCCATCGAAAGATCATCGGTGATCTTGTAGGCAAAGGTCGGCTGCATCGAAATGCCGATCAGCGTCGACTCCTGGCTGAAGTAGCGACCGGCCCAGTCGTCATCGTATTTCACGCTCAGGCCGAAGTTGCCGTACATACCGAAGCCGACACTGGCGCGATCATTGAGCTCATGACTGATAAACAGGCTGGTGCCCGGCAGGATCGGTAAAGGATTGCCGCCCTCGTTACCGGAAAAGTCATTGTCGCTGTCGCGATCAAAGCCCAACCCACCGAAGATGGCCTGACCGGTCAGGCTGATTTGCGTGCCTTTGAGGGCTGCAATGCCGGCCGGGTTACTCATCAACACGCTCGGGTCAGTGGCCAGCGCTGCCGAGCCGGCATTGGCCAGTCCTGCGCCTTCCTGACCCGCTTCATACAGATCGATACCGCCCGCCAGTGCCTGACCGCCAGTGCCTGCGAGCGCGAGAATGATCAGTGAGTGCGTGGTTTTCATCCCGAATTCCTTATCAACGAAGATCAGCCTTCAGGTTTAGTCGCGAATTGGCGTGCGCACCAGTCGCGACGATGTACCGGATGTGAACTAGGCTCAGAGCGGTTCATCGATGGCCCAATCAGGAGCGCCGCCATGGAAGACAAACCGCTGATCACGTTTCACAGTTCCAGAGCACTGCTGGACGTGCTCATACGTGCCGGTCTGATTACCGTGCTGGTGTTGTTCTGTTTCGACATCTTCCATCCGTTTCTCAATGTGATGCTGTGGGCGCTGATTCTGGCCATCACCTTGTATCCGCTGAACCAAAAGCTCGGGGCCAGACTCGGCAATCGCTATGGCTGGGCCGCGATCGTGCTGGTGCTGCTCGGGCTGTTGATTCTG includes:
- a CDS encoding OmpP1/FadL family transporter; amino-acid sequence: MKTTHSLIILALAGTGGQALAGGIDLYEAGQEGAGLANAGSAALATDPSVLMSNPAGIAALKGTQISLTGQAIFGGLGFDRDSDNDFSGNEGGNPLPILPGTSLFISHELNDRASVGFGMYGNFGLSVKYDDDWAGRYFSQESTLIGISMQPTFAYKITDDLSMGIGPRLVYGYYYTKMAIDNNAFLPGTPFQEDGKLQYKDTDIGTGINLGLRYQVNERTTVGLAYTSKVKLEFKDSPSVHGIRNPLLNLALSRLDVDELEIDMNIPQTATLSIAHQLNEHWTLLSSVNWQDWSDFADIGVSVDSAAGDVSRSVDRKYQDTWHLSIGAQNQLSPKLRWNMGVGYDSSAVKDKDRTVDNPMNETWRLATGLSYKLAEDTDLNLNYTLVWLGDMDVQQTKRNGQTLSGSYPNSALHIVGGGVTWRF